From a single Apium graveolens cultivar Ventura chromosome 2, ASM990537v1, whole genome shotgun sequence genomic region:
- the LOC141692415 gene encoding uncharacterized protein LOC141692415, with protein sequence MYKCISKIIAARLKLIMPSIIDIAQSAFIPGRSISDNILLAQELFRGYDRVTGSSKCALKIDLHKVFDSLSWDFILAILTKLHFPAMVINWIKACLCSTRFSVKLNGVIHGYFRGSKGIRQGDPMSPYIFAMYMQILSCILNKVPHDFKYHWRCKDMGLTHLFFADDVLFFSHGSQSSVKHIMDSITTFSSWSGLSPNIHKSNSFLCNCDQDFVEWFDSLLIPRGNLPIKFLCVPLITSQLSVNDCMALITKITNRLNGWTNLVLSFAGRCLLIKSIVFVIEGFWCNHFLLPGTIHYTIQSLLTRFLWRGNIDHKGGAKVAWQTVCLPREEGGLGLKNMQKWNKAQILGHLLKVITNSDTLWATWVNKTVLKGKHFWTTKLPTDCSWIWRKILKCRILALQFVSFRIGTGESISLWFDPWWNNACLASNRTSNIISQYGMQPGDKLSAIINNGTWILPRANSRSHHLEPMLVHWLSTFVPPTLNTGPDLLLWDGCDATKIKTWDVWNSIRLLGTLVSWYRVVWHKLRINRYAHHQWLSCHGRLYTLSRLHIFGLVDNQQCYLCICGRETGSHIFLHCSYSKWVLCNLMSPLGINIVGESWLGFLTYLADLHDKPKSTVALCYAQIFCYHIWRELNSRAHDSGVLGPRNLLKGINRDAYAKLQSSTRFSKLVITRPDLVPCNSL encoded by the coding sequence ATGTACAAGTGCATATCCAAAATTATAGCTGCTAGACTAAAGTTGATCATGCCGTCTATCATTGACATTGCACAGTCTGCTTTTATCCCTGGAAGGTCCATCTCTGATAACATTCTGCTTGCTCAAGAGCTATTTCGTGGTTATGACAGGGTTACTGGCTCGTCCAAGTGTGCCCTCAAAATTGACCTCCACAAGGTGTTTGACTCTCTAAGCTGGGATTTTATTTTAGCTATTTTAACTAAATTACACTTCCCAGCCATGGTCATCAATTGGATCAAAGCTTGCCTTTGCTCTACTCGGTTTTCAGTTAAACTAAATGGGGTAATACACGGGTACTTCCGAGGTTCTAAGGGCATTCGACAAGGGGACCCAATGTCTCCCTACATCTTTGCCATGTACATGCAGATTTTGTCTTGCATTCTCAACAAGGTTCCTCATGATTTTAAATACCACTGGCGTTGCAAAGATATGGGCCTCACACACCTGTTCTTTGCTGATGATGTCCTTTTCTTTTCGCATGGTTCTCAAAGCTCTGTTAAGCACATCATGGACTCTATAACAACCTTTTCTTCATGGAGTGGTCTTTCCCCCAATATCCATAAAAGTAACAGCTTCTTGTGCAATTGTGATCAAGACTTTGTGGAGTGGTTTGATTCTCTTCTGATTCCTCGAGGTAACCTGCCAATTAAGTTTCTGTGCGTCCCTTTGATCACCTCACAGCTTTCTGTTAATGACTGCATGGCCCTCATCACTAAAATCACGAACAGACTCAATGGTTGGACCAATTTGGTGCTTTCTTTTGCTGGAAGATGCTTACTCATTAAATCTATTGTGTTTGTTATCGAGGGTTTCTGGTGCAACCATTTTCTTTTGCCTGGCACAATACACTATACCATCCAGTCTCTACTCACTAGATTCTTATGGCGTGGTAACATCGACCACAAAGGAGGTGCAAAAGTTGCGTGGCAAACAGTTTGTCTTCCTCGTGAGGAAGGTGGGCTTGGCTTAAAAAACATGCAAAAATGGAATAAAGCTCAAATTCTGGGTCACTTGCTTAAAGTCATTACTAACTCGGACACACTTTGGGCTACCTGGGTCAATAAAACTGTCTTAAAAGGGAAGCATTTCTGGACTACTAAGCTTCCCACTGATTGTTCTTGGATCTGGAGGAAAATTCTCAAATGTCGTATATTGGCTTTGCAGTTTGTTTCGTTCCGTATTGGCACGGGTGAGTCCATCTCCCTTTGGTTCGATCCTTGGTGGAACAATGCATGCTTAGCTTCTAACAGAACCTCTAATATCATTTCTCAATATGGAATGCAACCTGGTGAtaaacttagtgccattatcaatAATGGTACTTGGATTTTACCAAGGGCAAACTCAAGAAGTCACCATCTGGAACCAATGTTAGTGCACTGGCTATCAACTTTTGTCCCTCCAACTTTGAATACAGGTCCTGATCTTTTATTATGGGATGGCTGTGATGCCACAAAAATTAAAACCTGGGATGTTTGGAACTCAATAAGGCTTTTAGGTACCTTGGTTTCTTGGTATCGTGTGGTGTGGCACAAGCTGCGTATCAATCGATATGCTCACCACCAATGGCTTTCTTGTCACGGAAGGCTCTACACATTGTCTCGCCTTCACATATTTGGCCTTGTGGATAACCAACAATGTTACTTATGTATTTGTGGCCGAGAAACGGGCTCTCATATCTTTCTTCACTGCTCTTACAGTAAATGGGTTTTGTGCAATCTTATGTCCCCGTTGGGAATCAACATTGTTGGTGAATCATGGCTTGGATTTCTCACTTACTTGGCTGATCTTCATGATAAACCTAAGAGCACGGTGGCTCTCTGCTATGCTCAGATATTCTGCTACCATATTTGGAGGGAGCTAAATTCTCGAGCTCATGACTCTGGGGTCCTTGGTCCGAGGAACCTGCTTAAGGGTATCAACAGAGATGCTTATGCTAAACTGCAAAGCTCTACTAGGTTTTCTAAGCTTGTAATTACTAGACCAGATCTTGTTCCTTGTAATAGTTTGTAG